From the Pseudomonas baltica genome, one window contains:
- a CDS encoding rhodanese-like domain-containing protein — protein sequence MVAHLIEFATNHYLLVGIFAVLLALLLSLETSRGGKSLSCRELTALVNSDQGVVIDIRAKKDFSTGHIVDSLNIPQDKLASRMAELEKHKAKTLIVVDAMGQHAGATARELLKAGFTAAKLSGGVSSWKADNLPLVK from the coding sequence ATGGTCGCTCACCTGATCGAATTCGCCACAAATCACTATCTGCTGGTCGGCATCTTCGCCGTGCTGCTGGCGTTGCTGCTGTCGCTGGAGACCAGCCGTGGTGGTAAAAGCCTCAGCTGCCGCGAACTGACCGCACTGGTCAACAGTGACCAGGGCGTGGTCATCGACATCCGCGCCAAAAAGGATTTCAGCACCGGCCACATCGTCGATTCGCTGAACATTCCCCAGGACAAACTGGCCTCACGCATGGCTGAACTGGAAAAACACAAGGCCAAGACCCTGATCGTCGTCGACGCCATGGGCCAGCACGCCGGCGCCACCGCACGCGAACTGCTCAAGGCCGGCTTTACCGCCGCCAAACTGTCCGGCGGTGTTTCCAGCTGGAAGGCCGACAACCTGCCCTTGGTGAAGTGA
- the secB gene encoding protein-export chaperone SecB: MTDQPNTAASTEDETAPQFSLQRIYVRDLSFEAPKSPAIFRQQWEPSVALDLNTRQKSLEADFHEVVLTLSVTVKNGDEVAFIAEVQQAGIFLIKNLDDAALSHTLGAFCPNILFPYARETLDSLVTRGSFPALMLAPVNFDALYAQELQRMQEAGETPSVQ; the protein is encoded by the coding sequence ATGACTGACCAACCGAACACCGCAGCGAGCACCGAAGACGAAACCGCTCCGCAATTCTCCCTGCAGCGTATCTATGTACGCGACCTGTCGTTCGAAGCGCCGAAAAGCCCGGCCATCTTCCGTCAGCAGTGGGAGCCGAGCGTTGCGCTGGACCTCAACACCCGTCAAAAATCGCTTGAAGCCGACTTCCACGAAGTCGTGCTGACCCTGTCGGTTACCGTCAAGAATGGTGACGAAGTGGCCTTCATCGCTGAAGTCCAGCAGGCTGGTATCTTCCTGATCAAGAACCTCGACGACGCAGCGCTGAGCCACACCCTGGGCGCGTTCTGCCCGAACATCCTGTTCCCGTACGCGCGCGAGACCCTGGACAGCCTGGTGACCCGCGGTTCGTTCCCGGCACTGATGCTGGCCCCGGTCAACTTCGACGCCCTGTACGCGCAAGAGCTGCAGCGCATGCAGGAAGCTGGCGAGACCCCATCGGTTCAGTAA
- the grxC gene encoding glutaredoxin 3, producing the protein MSVVVYSSDWCPYCMRAKALLEGKGVDFTEIKVDGKPQVRAEMTSKAGRSSVPQIWIGETHVGGCDDLYALERAGKLDVLLGKA; encoded by the coding sequence ATGAGCGTCGTCGTCTACTCCAGTGACTGGTGCCCCTACTGCATGCGCGCCAAGGCCTTGCTCGAAGGCAAGGGTGTCGATTTCACCGAGATCAAGGTCGACGGCAAGCCCCAGGTGCGTGCCGAGATGACCAGCAAGGCCGGGCGCAGCTCGGTGCCGCAGATCTGGATCGGCGAGACCCACGTGGGCGGCTGCGACGACCTCTACGCCCTGGAGCGCGCCGGCAAGCTCGACGTGTTGCTCGGCAAGGCCTGA
- the trmL gene encoding tRNA (uridine(34)/cytosine(34)/5-carboxymethylaminomethyluridine(34)-2'-O)-methyltransferase TrmL, protein MFHVILFQPEIPPNTGNIIRLCANSGCHLHLIEPIGFELDDKRLRRAGLDYHEYAPLKRHADLASCLESLGQPRLFAFTTKGSQPFHDVAFQPGDAFLFGPESRGLPNEVLDAQPDGHRLRLPMREGSRSLNLSNTVAVAVYEAWRQQGFA, encoded by the coding sequence ATGTTTCACGTCATCCTTTTTCAACCAGAGATTCCGCCGAATACCGGCAACATTATCAGGCTCTGCGCCAACAGCGGCTGCCACCTGCACTTGATCGAGCCGATCGGTTTCGAGCTGGACGACAAGCGCCTGCGCCGCGCCGGGCTCGATTACCACGAATATGCCCCGCTCAAGCGCCATGCCGACCTGGCCAGCTGCCTCGAAAGCCTCGGCCAGCCGCGCCTGTTCGCGTTTACCACCAAGGGCTCGCAGCCCTTCCACGACGTGGCATTCCAGCCGGGCGATGCTTTTCTGTTCGGGCCCGAGAGCCGCGGGCTGCCCAACGAGGTGCTGGATGCCCAGCCCGACGGCCATCGCCTGCGCCTGCCGATGCGCGAAGGCAGCCGCAGCCTGAACCTCTCCAACACCGTGGCGGTGGCGGTGTACGAGGCCTGGCGCCAGCAAGGTTTCGCCTGA